In Gossypium arboreum isolate Shixiya-1 chromosome 6, ASM2569848v2, whole genome shotgun sequence, the following are encoded in one genomic region:
- the LOC108484712 gene encoding uncharacterized protein LOC108484712 gives MGQEESYLYSWSPIGAPLNVQREEDHWRQFDNSVNAVSFGFVATAILISMFLVMAIFERFLRPNSSPTGPNYGDLESQLSFNGKLRHPSPNMAVYTSGVSVLMPGDEIPTFIAHPAPVPCPPKCPSLVQH, from the exons ATGGGACAAGAAGAAAGCTACTTGTATAGTTGGTCACCGATAGGAGCTCCATTGAATGTACAAAGAGAGGAGGACCACTGGAGGCAATTTGACAATTCTGTTAATGCGGTGTCCTTTGGTTTTGTTGCTACTGCCATTCTCATCTCTATGTTCTTAGTGATGGCCATCTTTGAACGCTTTCTCAGACCTAACTCTTCTCCTACTGGTCCTAACTATGGTGACCTTGAATCTCAGCTTAGTTTCAATGGCAAGCTCAGGCACCCATCACCAAAT ATGGCGGTGTACACCAGCGGAGTTTCCGTATTAATGCCTGGGGATGAGATTCCTACTTTCATTGCACACCCAGCTCCAGTCCCCTGTCCCCCGAAATGTCCATCATTGGTTCAACATTAA